AGGAACTGGGCCTGCCGGCCATCTTCCACACGGGCCAGAACGGCATGGGCGCCGGACTGCCCGGCGGCTACGGCATCAAGCTCGGCTACTCGAACCCGCTGCTGCTGGACGCCGTCGCGGCGGACTTCCCGGAACTGCAGATCATCATGGCCCACCCGTCCGTGCCGTGGCAGGACGAGGCCAACTCCATCGCCACCCACAAGTCCAACGTGTTCATCGACCTCTCCGGCTGGTCCCCCAAGTACTTCCCGGACTCGCTCGTGAAGATGGCCAATTCCGTGCTCCAGGACAAGGTCCTCTTCGGCACCGACTTCCCGCTCATCACCCCGCAGAAATGGCTGGCTGCCTTCGCTGACCTTCCGCTCAAGGACCAGGTCCGGCCCAAGATCCTCAAGGACAACGCCGTCCGCCTGCTCGGACTGGGAGGCTGAGATGACTGTCGATACCGAACAACAAACCCGGCTGTACGGCGTCTGCGACTATTTCGACGCCGAGTCCCTGCTCACCGCGGACGAACGACGTGTTCTCGGACGCCTGCGGACCTTCCTCGACGAGAAGGCCCGGCCGCTGCTGGCGGACTATTGGGAACGCGGCGAATTCCCGGACGAGCTGGCGCAGCCGCTGATCGGACTGGACCTGATGGAACCGGCAGAACTGACCGGCGCCCCGGGTGCAGAGCGAACGCCGGCCCGGGGAATCTACCAGGGCTTCCGGATCTTCGAGCTCGCCCGCACCGACGCCTCGCTCGCCACCTTCTACACGGCCCAGGCCGGGCTCTTCCGGACCGCGATCCGGGTCGGTGCCTCCGCCGAACAGCAGGCCGAATGGATGCCGAAGGTCATCGACTTCTCGCTCAAGGGGGTTTTCTCGCTGACCGAGCCGGAGTCCGGTTCCGACATCGCCGGCGGGCTCTCCACCACCGCCCGCCGTGAGGGCGACGTCTGGATCCTCGACGGCGCCAAGCGCTGGATCGGCGGCGCCGCTACCGCGGACGTCCTGGCCGTGTTTGCCCGCGACGTGGCCGACGGCCAGGTCAAGGCGTTCCTTGTCGAGCGGGAAGCCCCCGGCGTGACGCTGGAGAAGATCCACGGCAAGACCGCCTTGCGGATGATGCAGAACGCCCACATCACCCTCGAGGGCGTCCGCGTGCCCGAATCGATGCGCCTGCACAACGTGAACTCCTTCCGGGACGTCGCGGCAATGCTGCGCGCGATGCGCTCGGACGTTGCCTGGATCGCCACGGGCATCGCGGCCGGTGCATTCGAGGCGGCACTGCGCTACGTCACGGAACGCCGGCAGTTCGGCCGCACGCTCGGATCCTTCCAGCTGGTCCAGGAAAAACTGGCCCGGATGCTCGGAAACGTCACCTCGGCGCTGTCCCTCGTGGTGCGGCTCACCGAACAGCAATCCAAAGGCATCTACCGGGACCAGGACTCCGCCCTGGCCAAAATGCAGACATCCCTGCTGATGCGCGAAACCGTGGCCCTGGCCCGCGAAGTGGTCGGCGGCAACGGCATCACCCTCGAAACCGACGTCGCACGCTTCCACGCCGACGCCGAGGCCGTCTACTCCTACGAAGGCACCCACGAAATCAACGCCCTCATCGTCGGCCGGGCCCTGACCGGCGAAAGCGCCTTCACCCGCTGACCCCGGCACCCACCAAAACCCGCACACCCCCGCTCCGGCACCGCCG
This DNA window, taken from Pseudarthrobacter sp. ATCC 49987, encodes the following:
- a CDS encoding acyl-CoA dehydrogenase family protein, which translates into the protein MTVDTEQQTRLYGVCDYFDAESLLTADERRVLGRLRTFLDEKARPLLADYWERGEFPDELAQPLIGLDLMEPAELTGAPGAERTPARGIYQGFRIFELARTDASLATFYTAQAGLFRTAIRVGASAEQQAEWMPKVIDFSLKGVFSLTEPESGSDIAGGLSTTARREGDVWILDGAKRWIGGAATADVLAVFARDVADGQVKAFLVEREAPGVTLEKIHGKTALRMMQNAHITLEGVRVPESMRLHNVNSFRDVAAMLRAMRSDVAWIATGIAAGAFEAALRYVTERRQFGRTLGSFQLVQEKLARMLGNVTSALSLVVRLTEQQSKGIYRDQDSALAKMQTSLLMRETVALAREVVGGNGITLETDVARFHADAEAVYSYEGTHEINALIVGRALTGESAFTR